From a single Paramisgurnus dabryanus chromosome 17, PD_genome_1.1, whole genome shotgun sequence genomic region:
- the krtcap3 gene encoding keratinocyte-associated protein 3, with protein sequence MCGFDKEKGPGRLMKKGLTLIVVGHINFILSAIVHGSVLRHISKPSNDISTEYTVSNIISVTSGLLSIASGIVAILVSRNISNVKLQISLLVSSCVNALLSAACLIGLLLAISLTIAGDGSVLMKGCNSTNTPVNARSPVIVDCPFDATRIYDTTLALWFTCAGFTSIEAGLSVWCFVVGLTLRGIGPCSKTYIREQLEEEALASRGTTDQGHSSQGQRLIEHPSSA encoded by the exons ATGTGTGGCTTCG ACAAGGAGAAGGGTCCTGGCAGGTTGATGAAGAAAGGTTTGACCCTCATCGTTGTCGGTCATATTAATTTCATTCTGAGTGCCATTGTTCATGGAAGTGTGTTGAGACATATATCCAAACCCAGCAATGACATCTCAACAGAGTATACCGTATCAAACATCATATCTGTCACATCTGGACTGCTA AGTATTGCAAGTGGAATTGTTGCAATATTAGTCTCAAGAAATATTTCCAACGTGAAACTA CAAATCAGTCTGTTGGTGAGTTCCTGTGTGAACGCTCTTCTGTCTGCAGCGTGTTTGATTGGACTTCTTCTGGCAATCAGTCTGACCATAGCAGGTGATGGAAGCGTCCTCATGAAAGGATGTAACTCCACTAACACGCCCGTCAATGCACGATCTCCGGTCATCGTCGACTGTCCTTTTGATGCCACGCGCATCTAT GACACAACCTTGGCTCTGTGGTTCACCTGTGCTGGGTTTACATCGATAGAGGCTGGACTGTCTGTTTGGTGTTTTGTGGTGGGTCTGACATTAAGAGGCATTGGACCCTGTTCTAAAACCTACATCAGAGAGCAG ctggaggaggaggCACTAGCATCAAGAGGAACGACTGATCAAGGTCATTCAAGTCAAGGTCAACGTCTCATCGAGCATCCTTCCAGCGCTTAA